In a single window of the Lates calcarifer isolate ASB-BC8 linkage group LG1, TLL_Latcal_v3, whole genome shotgun sequence genome:
- the ddx18 gene encoding ATP-dependent RNA helicase DDX18, with translation MADLQMKLLRKKIQKRNEKNKERNILKKREEVEETANGLEEECCEEPAAACKADKQLKKKLKQKKQNGAPAEGTTTEKIPPQKKKKKKRKLTDTAESPAEKKTKTVKEAEEDEEEEMGAATVADEEGQQATDKPEESADEEEEEEEEEGDDDDEDQPELPSGLTGAFEDTSFASLAELVSENTLKGVKEMGFEHMTEIQHKSIRPLLEGRDVLAAAKTGSGKTLAFLIPSIELIYKLKFMPRNGTGVVILSPTRELAMQTYGVLKELMTHHVHTYGLIMGGSNRSAEAQKLANGVNILVATPGRLLDHLQNTPGFMFKNLQCLIIDEADRILEVGFEEELKQIIKLLPKKRQTMLFSATQTRKVEDLARISLKKEPLYVGVDDNKDNATVDGLEQGYVVCPSEKRFLLLFTFLKKNRKKKLMVFFSSCMSVKFHYELLNYIDLPVMAIHGKQKQTKRTTTFFQFCNADSGILLCTDVAARGLDIPEVDWIVQYDPPDDPKEYIHRVGRTARGINGRGHALLILRPEELGFLRFLKQAKVPLSEFEFSWSKISDIQSQMEKLIEKNYYLHKSAQEAYKSYVRAYDSHSLKQIYSVNTLNLPMVALSFGFKVPPYVDLNVHSSKGVKLQKRGGGGGFGYQKSKNVQKSKIFRHVNKGKSDKRQFSR, from the exons ATGGCGGACCTACAGATGAAGCTTCTCCGCAAGAAAATTcagaagagaaatgaaaagaacaagGAGCGGAATATACTAAAGAAACGGGAAGAAGTCGAGGAGACCG CAAATGGGCTGGAAGAGGAATGTTGCGAGGAACCAGCAGCTGCTTGTAAGGCAGACAAGCAGCTCAAGAAGAAACTGAAGCAGAAGAAGCAGAATGGGGCACCAGCAGAAGGGACCACCACAGAGAAAATTCCCcctcagaagaagaaaaagaagaaacgGAAGCTGACTGACACTGCTGAATCACCAG CTGAGAAGAAGaccaaaacagtgaaagaagctgaagaagatgaggaggaagagatggggGCAGCAACAGTAGCAGATGAAGAAGGACAACAGGCCACTGACAAACCAGAGGAATCtgcagatgaggaggaggaggaagaagaagaagagggagatgaTGACGACGAAGATCAACCTGAATTACCATCCGGCTTAACAG GGGCATTCGAGGACACATCGTTTGCCTCTCTTGCTGAGTTGGTGAGCGAGAACACTCTGAAAGGAGTGAAGGAGATGGGCTTTGAACACATGACGGAGATCCAGCACAAAAGTATCCGTCCCCTGCTGGAAGGAAG GGATGTGCTGGCTGCAGCCAAGACGGGCAGTGGTAAAACCTTGGCCTTCCTCATCCCATCTATAGAGCTCATCTACAAACTAAAGTTCATGCCCAGGAATG GCACCGGCGTAGTGATACTTTCGCCTACGCGCGAGTTGGCAATGCAGACCTACGGCGTGCTGAAGGAGCTCATGACACACCACGTGCACACGTATGGTCTGATCATGGGGGGCAGCAACCGCTCAGCTGAGGCCCAGAAACTGGCCAACGGTGTCAACATCCTGGTGGCCACACCTGGCCGTCTGCTGGACCACTTACAG AATACCCCTGGGTTCATGTTCAAGAACCTTCAGTGTCTGATTATCGATGAGGCCGACCGTATCCTGGAGGTGGGCTTCGAGGAGGAACTGAAGCAGATCATCAAATTGCTGCCGA agaagagacagaccaTGCTGTTTTCCGCCACTCAGACCCGTAAGGTGGAGGACTTGGCTCGCATATCACTGAAGAAAGAGCCGCTCTATGTCGGGGTGGACGACAACAAAGACAACGCTACCGTCGACGGCCTGGAGCAG GGTTACGTGGTGTGCCCGTCTGAGAAGCGATTCCTGCTGCTCTTCACCTTCCTGAAGAAGAACCGTAAGAAGAAGCTGATGgtcttcttctcttcctgcaTGTCCGTGAAATTCCACTACGAGCTACTGAACTACATCGACCTCCCCGTCATGGCCATCCAC GGCAAGCAGAAGCAGACCAAACGTACCACCACCTTCTTCCAGTTCTGCAACGCCGACTCAGGCATCCTGCTGTGCACAGACGTGGCAGCTCGAGGGCTGGACATCCCTGAGGTGGACTGGATCGTCCAGTACGACCCTCCAGATGACCCCAAG GAGTACATCCACAGGGTGGGCAGAACAGCCCGAGGCATCAACGGAAGAGGCCACGCGCTCCTCATCCTTCGACCGGAGGAGCTCGGCTTCCTGCGCTTCCTCAAACAGGCCAAG GTACCGTTGAGCGAGTTTGAATTCTCCTGGAGTAAAATCTCCGATATCCAGTCCCAG ATGGAGAAGCTGATTGAGAAGAACTACTACCTCCACAAGTCGGCTCAGGAAGCCTACAAGTCCTACGTGAGGGCATACGACTCCCACTCGCTCAAACAGATCTACAGCGTCAACACCCTCAACCTCCCAATGGTGGCGCTGTCATTTGGCTTCAAGGTTCCCCCATATGTTGATCTCA ACGTCCACAGCAGCAAAGGCGTCAAGTTACAGAAGCGAGGCGGCGGCGGAGGTTTCGGATACCAGAAGTCCAAGAACGTGCAGAAATCCAAAATCTTTAGGCACGTCAACAAAGGAAAGAGTGACAAGAGGCAGTTCTCCCGCTGA
- the LOC108901286 gene encoding uncharacterized protein LOC108901286 isoform X2, producing MLREKLDFLRPYIVRRRGDSYLEEKFEEDDEEPETEGSFDQEMGSSFGSPLDSDAAGHDLNDEHQAVTTTPNPALLHCPNPQPQVTEVVSLSCPHHHNDEASADQPEQRAAPNTPKHYILNQFAEVMLADMQQIKDPLVLMRLRRDITDLVFRAVEEDAQRRSNQVLTVSTWGENAQGCSRPQQSCSQADLSWRKRFLKRKNKGLELGRRMQRWEEIKHNRRVSRGQLLQPVQQGQAPEGMTENNSQVIFQASEIKRETEPHVVKIEEEALPLA from the exons ATGCTTAGGGAGAAACTTGATTTCTTGAGGCCTTACATTGTTCGCAGGCGAGGTGATTCATATCTG GAGGAAAAGTTTGAAGAGGACGACGAGGAGCCGGAGACTGAAGGTAGTTTCGACCAGGAGATGGGAAGCTCGTTTGGCAGCCCGCTGGATTCTGATGCGGCTGGGCATGACCTGAATGATGAACACCAGGCTGTTACCACCACACCAAACCCTGCCCTTCTGCACTGTCCAAACCCACAGCCTCAAGTGACAGAAGTTGTCTCGTTGAGCTGTCCGCACCATCACAACGACGAAGCTTCCGCTGATCAGCCAGAGCAAAGAGCTGCACCGAACACGCCCAAACACTACATACTGAACCAGTTTGCAGAGGTTATGTTAGCTGACATGCAGCAGATCAAAGACCCTCTGGTGCTCATGAGACTTCGCCGAGATATCACCGACCTGGTGTTCAGAGCGGTGGAAGAAGACGCGCAGAGACGATCCAATCAAGTGCTGACCGTGTCCACGTGGGGGGAGAACGCACAGGGCTGCTCCAGGCCTCAACAGTCATGTTCGCAGGCGGACCTGTCGTGGAGGAAGAGGTTTTTGAAGAGAAAGAATAAAGGGTTGGAGCTTGGGAGGAGGATGCAGCGATGGGAGGAGATTAAGCACAACAGGAGAGTGTCCAGGGGTCAGTTACTGCAGCCCGTCCAGCAAGGCCAAGCACCAGAGGGGATGACTGAGAACAACTCCCAGGTCATTTTTCAGGCTTCTGAGatcaagagagagacagagccacACGTAGTCAAGATTGAGGAGGAAGCACTTCCGCTGGCTTGA
- the LOC108901279 gene encoding LOW QUALITY PROTEIN: glycerol kinase-like (The sequence of the model RefSeq protein was modified relative to this genomic sequence to represent the inferred CDS: deleted 1 base in 1 codon) → MDPLVAAIDQGTSSTRFLVFNAKTAKVISHHQVEINQSFPKEGWVEEDPKEIMQSVYECMERTCEKLCQLNIDISNIKAVGVTNQRETTLVWDKETGEPLYNAVVWLDLRTQSTVERLINKTPGRNKNHLKHKTGLPISTYFSAVKLRWLLDNVDEVRQAVLSGRAMFGTVDSWIIWCLTGGRNGGVHCTDVSNASRTMLFNIHTMDWDPELCRYFDVPMEILPKVRSSSEIYGWMKSTSLAGVPISGCLGDQSAALVGQMCFKEGQAKNTYGTGCFLLRNTGTKAVMSDHGLLTTVAYKLGKDKPACYALEGSVAIAGAVVRWLKDNMGIVQSSSEIEKLAAAAGTSYGCYFVPAFSGLYAPYWEPSARGIICGLTQFTNRNHLAFAALEAVCFQTREILDAMNQDSGIPLTQLQVDGGMTSNRLLMQLQADILCMPVVRPTMSETTALGAAMAAGAAEGVDVWSLNPGHLPQVTSEKYEPQINSDESEFRFARWKKAVQKAMNWETTEPCCNSNGLGKKINGAPWGVPPTPPPTRVDP, encoded by the exons ATGGATCCGCTGGTTGCTGCGATTGATCAGGGCACGAGCTCGACGAGGTTTCTG GTGTTCAATGCAAAAACAGCCAAAGTGATCAGTCACCATCAAGTAGAAATCAAT CAGAGTTTCCCCAAGGAGGG ATGGGTGGAGGAAGACCCCAAGGAGATAATGCAATCTGTCTACGAGTGCATGGAGAGGACTTGCGAGAAACTCTGCCAGCTCAACATTGACATCTCCAACATAAAAG CGGTGGGAGTGACCAATCAGAGGGAGACGACCCTGGTGTGGGACAAAGAGACCGGAGAGCCACTCTACAATGCAGTCG TTTGGTTGGACCTGCGCACGCAGTCGACAGTTGAGAGGCTCATCAACAAAACTCCGGGCCGAAACAAGAACCACCTTAAG CACAAGACAGGTCTTCCCATCAGCACCTACTTCAGTGCTGTGAAGCTGCGTTGGCTTCTGGACAATGTGGACGAAGTGCGACAGGCAGTGCTCAGCGGGCGAGCCATGTTCGGCACGGTGGACTCCTGGATCATCTGG TGCCTGACGGGGGGCAGGAACGGAGGGGTCCACTGCACAGACGTGTCCAACGCCAGTCGCACCATGCTCTTCAACATTCACACCATGGACTGGGATCCTGAACTGTGCAG GTACTTTGATGTCCCCATGGAAATCCTCCCCAAAGTCAGAAGCTCCTCTGAAATATACGGCTGGATG AAATCCACCTCTCTAGCAGGAGTTCCAATCTCTGGg TGTCTTGGTGACCAGTCAGCTGCTCTAGTTGGTCAGATGTGCTTCAAGGAAGGCCAGGCCAAAAACAC GTATGGGACTGGTTGCTTCCTGCTCAGAAATACAGGGACCAAG GCTGTGATGTCAGACCACGGCCTGCTGACCACAGTTGCATACAAACTAGGAAAAGACAAACCTGCCTGCTACGCACTGGAG GGTTCAGTGGCCATTGCAGGGGCAGTAGTGCGATGGCTGAAGGACAACATGGGCATTGTGCAATCCTCCTCAGAGATCG AGAAActagcagctgcagcaggcacgTCTTACGGCTGCTACTTTGTACCGGCCTTCTCCGGGCTCTACGCCCCCTACTGGGAGCCCAGTGCAAGAGG cATCATCTGTGGCCTCACTCAGTTCACTAACAGGAACCACTTGGCTTTTGCTGCTCTGGAGGCCGTCTGTTTTCAGACCAGAGAG ATCCTCGATGCAATGAACCAGGACAGTGGTATCCCACTGACACAGCTGCAGGTGGATGGAGGCATGACATCCAACAGATTACTGATGCAGCTGCAGGCCGACATCCTCTGCATGCCCGTAG TACGACCCACCATGTCAGAGACCACGGCTCTGGGTGCAGCCATGGCAGCAGGTGCAGCGGAGGGGGTGGACGTGTGGAGCTTGAACCCCGGTCACCTCCCGCAAGTTACGTCTGAGAAATACGAACCTCAGATCAACTCCGACG AGAGCGAGTTCCGCTTCGCCCGTTGGAAGAAGGCTGTCCAGAAGGCCATGAACTGGGAGACCACAGAGCCCTGCTGCAATTCCAATG GTTTAGGGAAGAAGATTAACGGTGCCCCCTGGGGGGTtcctcccacccctccccccaccaGAGTGGACCCCTAA
- the LOC108901286 gene encoding uncharacterized protein LOC108901286 isoform X1, translating to MTHFRGQIRGPHWGPTMDNMLIDFWRRHECLFNSSVDSYYDKDLKTKLWTEFALSIGKPVSDVERRSRSLRTQYGRVLWHPERVSTAQQKMLREKLDFLRPYIVRRRGDSYLEEKFEEDDEEPETEGSFDQEMGSSFGSPLDSDAAGHDLNDEHQAVTTTPNPALLHCPNPQPQVTEVVSLSCPHHHNDEASADQPEQRAAPNTPKHYILNQFAEVMLADMQQIKDPLVLMRLRRDITDLVFRAVEEDAQRRSNQVLTVSTWGENAQGCSRPQQSCSQADLSWRKRFLKRKNKGLELGRRMQRWEEIKHNRRVSRGQLLQPVQQGQAPEGMTENNSQVIFQASEIKRETEPHVVKIEEEALPLA from the exons ATGACACACTTTCGAGGTCAGATACGGGGTCCGCACTGGGGTCCTACAATGGACAACATGCTCATAGATTTCTGGCGCAGACATGAATGCCTCTTTAATTCCTCGGTCGATTCTTACTACGACAAGGATTTGAAGACAAAGCTGTGGACCGAGTTCGCACTGTCCATTGGAAAGCCCG TATCTGATGTTGAGAGAAGATCAAGATCACTTCGCACTCAGTATGGGAGGGTACTGTGGCATCCAGAGAGGGTCAGCACTGCCCAGCAAAAGATGCTTAGGGAGAAACTTGATTTCTTGAGGCCTTACATTGTTCGCAGGCGAGGTGATTCATATCTG GAGGAAAAGTTTGAAGAGGACGACGAGGAGCCGGAGACTGAAGGTAGTTTCGACCAGGAGATGGGAAGCTCGTTTGGCAGCCCGCTGGATTCTGATGCGGCTGGGCATGACCTGAATGATGAACACCAGGCTGTTACCACCACACCAAACCCTGCCCTTCTGCACTGTCCAAACCCACAGCCTCAAGTGACAGAAGTTGTCTCGTTGAGCTGTCCGCACCATCACAACGACGAAGCTTCCGCTGATCAGCCAGAGCAAAGAGCTGCACCGAACACGCCCAAACACTACATACTGAACCAGTTTGCAGAGGTTATGTTAGCTGACATGCAGCAGATCAAAGACCCTCTGGTGCTCATGAGACTTCGCCGAGATATCACCGACCTGGTGTTCAGAGCGGTGGAAGAAGACGCGCAGAGACGATCCAATCAAGTGCTGACCGTGTCCACGTGGGGGGAGAACGCACAGGGCTGCTCCAGGCCTCAACAGTCATGTTCGCAGGCGGACCTGTCGTGGAGGAAGAGGTTTTTGAAGAGAAAGAATAAAGGGTTGGAGCTTGGGAGGAGGATGCAGCGATGGGAGGAGATTAAGCACAACAGGAGAGTGTCCAGGGGTCAGTTACTGCAGCCCGTCCAGCAAGGCCAAGCACCAGAGGGGATGACTGAGAACAACTCCCAGGTCATTTTTCAGGCTTCTGAGatcaagagagagacagagccacACGTAGTCAAGATTGAGGAGGAAGCACTTCCGCTGGCTTGA